The window GTTTAATAAGTGAATAATTCTCAAAATAAAAGTATATATTTAATTCTTGTCCACAAGTCACAGCATCGAGAATATTTCCTTCTTTATCTCTGATTTCAATCGCGACAACCCTCACTTCACCTGAACCTTGCCGATCAGTTCTTTCTTTTATAGAACTCACAATTGTTGATAAATTTGTTAGGTATTTGGTTAAGCAATCGGTTTGACTACCAATATACTGTAGCTTCCCTTGATGTAAAACAATGCCGTGCTGACACAATTTTTCTACCGCTGCCATATTATGACTCACAAACAAAACCGTTCGCCCTTCTTCCGCAACATCTTCCATCTTCCCCAAACATTTTTTCTGAAACGCTGCATCCCCTACCGCTAGCACCTCATCCACAATTAATATTTCAGGTTCCAAATGCGCTGCCACAGCAAAAGCTAAACGGACATACATTCCAGAAGAATAACGCTTGACAGGTGTATCAAGAAACCTCTCAACTTCCGCAAAAGCGACAATCTCATCAAATTTCTTTTTGATTTCCACCTTACTCATCCCCAGAATCGCACCGTTAAGATAGATATTCTCTCGACCCGTCAATTCTGGATGAAAGCCTGTCCCCACTTCTAAAAGACTGGCTACTCGCCCTTTAATCGAAATACGCCCAGTCGTCGGCTCCGTAATTCGGCTTAAAATCTTTAAGAGAGTGGATTTTCCTGCACCGTTACGACCAATAATCCCAACGCGATCGCCTTGCTGAATTTCAAACGACACATCCTTGAGTGCCCAAAATTCTTCAACCGTTGGGTCAACAATCTTTTCTTTTGAGGGCTTCAACAACTTGTGCCTCAATGACTTGGCACCATTAGATATTACATCTCGAAGTGAGATGTAACCCTCCTGTCTTTGGTGACCAATGATGTACTTCTTGCTCAGGTTCTCAACCCGAATCACCGTATCAGACATTACAGCAATCTCCAAGAAAGCCCACAGCCTTTAGGTGTGGAATTGCTGCATACTCCAACAAGAGTACACCCAATGAGTTTACAAGTGAAACGAGGGATTCGTCATCCCGCTCTTCGGAGAAATTAATCTAGCAAGGCTTGTCAATCGCACATCACAACCGATTAGGCGAGTATACGCCATTTTAAATGACATCGGCGAATCGGCGTTCTACCTTACGAAAATACCAAATACCCGTCGCCAATAGTACAATCACCAATCCCACAGACACCATAAATCCAGGCCAATAAATCTGGGTTGTTTCCCCGATAATCGCCCAACGGAAGCCATCAATCACTCCCACCATGGGATTGAGCGAATAAATGAAGCGCCACTGTTGGGGGACAATACTACTACTAAAACCAACCGGCGAGATGTACAAGCCAAATTGCACAATAAACGTTACAATATAGCGAAAATCTCGATATTTTACATTCAGTGCTGCCAACCACAGCCCTCCACCTATCGACGCCGCAAACGCAATTAGAATAAACAGCGGTAGCGTTAAAATTCGCCAACTGGGAACAAAATTATACCAAGCCATCAGCCCCAGGAGAATCATCCCAGAAATCAGAAAATCCACAAAGCTGACAATTACACTACTGGCTGGCACAATCAGACGGGGAAAGTAGACTTTGGAAATCAAGTTAGCATTGCCAATCAAGCTATTACTGCATTCACTCAGGGCATTGGCGAAAAACTGCCAGGGTAGCATTGCTGCAAACACTAGAATAGGGTATGGCACACCCTCTGAGGGTAATTTCGCCAATGTGCCAAACACAATGGTGAACACAACCATCGTGAGAAAGGGTCGAATCAGCGCCCATGCCATACCAATCACCGTCTGCTTGTAACGCACCAAGATGTCGCGCCAAGCCAAGAAGTAAAATAACTCGCGATAGCGCCAGAGGTCTTTCCAATACTGGCTTTCGGCGCGACCTGCTTCGATAATCAGTTCCTTCGTATGCATGGTAAAAGCCCCTAGACTTAATTTCAGAAGTATCCCGTCTGAATGATGAAGGAGGACTCCCTAGTATGTGAACTCATCCCAGAGTCTGTCACCCGATCAGGTTTCATCCTTCTGCTTTGATACTTCAGCCTTTTCAAATTTATTTGTGAACGGGAACTGATTGACCCGTAATCGATTCTATAGAACGAGATGAAAATGATTCCATAGCTTCTCCTGCCGCCTCACACAACACCTGCGAGTACTGTTGGGCAATTAAATCAGGGGTAAAGTTGGACTGTAGATAGCGACGGCCTGCCTGACCCATCTGCTTGGTCAGTTGGCTATCAGCGGCTAAGCGACGAATAAAATCAGCTAAACCTTCCGCATCGCCGTTACTGAACGCCTCTCCACAGCCAGACTCCTGAAGCATCGTTCGCAGATAGGAATGTTGTTCGCAAATAATGGCTAAGGGACGCCCTGCTGCCAAAGCAGCATAAAGCTTACTGGGGGCAACCAACCCTTCCATTCCAGGACTGACACTGACCAAGGACAAGTCACAGGCGGTCAGAGAATAGGGGAGATTTTGTTTATCCTGGTAGGGCAAAAACTGGCAATTGTGCAAGCCTAGCTGACTGGCTTGGGTCCGAAATCCTTCACGTTTCGCCCCATTGCCGATGAAGACAAACTGAATCGGCTGATCTTTTAAGAGTTTAGCGGCGGCTAGGATGGTTTCCATATCATGGCAGCGACCCATATTGCCCGAATAGAGAACCGTGAAGGTATCCACCAGATTGAAGGCTTTGGCAAACCAATTCTGATGTTTGGCGATTGGGACGATTTGATTGGGGTCAGCCCAATTATGAATTACGCTAATTTTATCCTTAATTTCTGGGCATTTGGCGACAACTCGGTCTTTCATCGTAGAACTCAGAACGATGACTTTTTGTGCCCGCCGCCAAACATGGCGGTTAACGGTATCCCAAAATCGGACTGCCCAATGTTCGCGAGAAATAACATTGAGTTCGACGGCAACATCGGGATATAGATCGTAGAGCAGGCAAACATAAGGTAAACCAAAACTCTTGTGAACTAGGTACCCTAGAAGCGGTAAGAAGGGAGGAGCGGTGGTTAGGAGTAATACATCACCACGACTACCGTTTCTGAGTAAATGAACTCCCGAACGCAGGCAAAAAAGTAGCCCATTTAGGGCTTTGCCACGAATGCGCTTCGACCAAATTCGAGTCATCCGCGATCGCTTAATTTTCACCTGCTCTAAGTGTTCGATCGCAGGAGCTGACTCTTTGTTAAATGCATAACCGGGCTGTCCTGTAAATATATCAACGGGTAGACCCTGACGTCCCAACTGAAGTGCTAATTCTTCGATTAGCTGCCCCGTTGCAGCGTAATCAGGCGGAAAAAACTGCGTAATGATTGACAGTTTGATCCGTCTGTTGTTTCGTACCAAAGTATTTCCTTTACTCATTTCGCCTCGCTACTGAGTCAGGTGGGCTTATGAACTATCTTTCCCTTTTTCTGTTGATTTACGATCAAGCTTCAACAAACAGTGGGAATTGTTGGTTAAATTCTGAGAATAACGCTTCTCAAGGCATTGTGCCTGGTTTTTTCCAAATTATCTCTACTCAGTTTTGAGCTGTTTTCCGGAATAGATTTTCTTAAAACTCATTACAAATGAATCGAGTTTAACTTGTCATTCGTCAATTCGACGTAAAGGTTCCCTCCTATGTTGCCTGGTTTGCTTACTCTTTATAAAAGGGATTAAGAGTTTTATTTGCGAAGAGCAAGTTGTTTATCCTGACGGACGGGTCAAGGGCTGTATCAGTAATTGGTAAGACTTGATCGCTCGGTCTATCCTCAGCTCAGTTTTTCTGAATTTGAGGAGAATAAAAATTACTTTTCTCACGCCAACTGTAGCGTTTTTGAATTATGGGTCTAGATGGAGAGTATCAACCGTTGCTGCCCAACGATAACGGTAAGCAGCTATCTCACTTGTCTCCACTCTACACAGCGGAGTTGTCTGAGCTTGACCAAGACAAACTCGATCTGGGTAAGGTTTTGGCGATTGCCCGTCGGCGATTGAT of the Allocoleopsis franciscana PCC 7113 genome contains:
- a CDS encoding ABC transporter permease — encoded protein: MHTKELIIEAGRAESQYWKDLWRYRELFYFLAWRDILVRYKQTVIGMAWALIRPFLTMVVFTIVFGTLAKLPSEGVPYPILVFAAMLPWQFFANALSECSNSLIGNANLISKVYFPRLIVPASSVIVSFVDFLISGMILLGLMAWYNFVPSWRILTLPLFILIAFAASIGGGLWLAALNVKYRDFRYIVTFIVQFGLYISPVGFSSSIVPQQWRFIYSLNPMVGVIDGFRWAIIGETTQIYWPGFMVSVGLVIVLLATGIWYFRKVERRFADVI
- a CDS encoding ABC transporter ATP-binding protein produces the protein MSDTVIRVENLSKKYIIGHQRQEGYISLRDVISNGAKSLRHKLLKPSKEKIVDPTVEEFWALKDVSFEIQQGDRVGIIGRNGAGKSTLLKILSRITEPTTGRISIKGRVASLLEVGTGFHPELTGRENIYLNGAILGMSKVEIKKKFDEIVAFAEVERFLDTPVKRYSSGMYVRLAFAVAAHLEPEILIVDEVLAVGDAAFQKKCLGKMEDVAEEGRTVLFVSHNMAAVEKLCQHGIVLHQGKLQYIGSQTDCLTKYLTNLSTIVSSIKERTDRQGSGEVRVVAIEIRDKEGNILDAVTCGQELNIYFYFENYSLIKLTNILIGLIVKTPLDVAVFLQHNRLSQEDFGILPEKGAFVCQIKRLPLPPSTYKITYSVMPNQGFDGLYLDFMEDAANFTVVDGDFYGCGEVPQITHGVCLVEASWGVKSNL
- a CDS encoding glycosyltransferase family 4 protein gives rise to the protein MSKGNTLVRNNRRIKLSIITQFFPPDYAATGQLIEELALQLGRQGLPVDIFTGQPGYAFNKESAPAIEHLEQVKIKRSRMTRIWSKRIRGKALNGLLFCLRSGVHLLRNGSRGDVLLLTTAPPFLPLLGYLVHKSFGLPYVCLLYDLYPDVAVELNVISREHWAVRFWDTVNRHVWRRAQKVIVLSSTMKDRVVAKCPEIKDKISVIHNWADPNQIVPIAKHQNWFAKAFNLVDTFTVLYSGNMGRCHDMETILAAAKLLKDQPIQFVFIGNGAKREGFRTQASQLGLHNCQFLPYQDKQNLPYSLTACDLSLVSVSPGMEGLVAPSKLYAALAAGRPLAIICEQHSYLRTMLQESGCGEAFSNGDAEGLADFIRRLAADSQLTKQMGQAGRRYLQSNFTPDLIAQQYSQVLCEAAGEAMESFSSRSIESITGQSVPVHK